Proteins from a genomic interval of Thermoanaerobacterium thermosaccharolyticum DSM 571:
- a CDS encoding phosphopentomutase yields the protein MRAIILVIDSLGVGEMIDVPIVRTQDRGANTLKHVSEVNENYRLPNLEAMGIGYLVDSKTLCKVANPIASYGCSNLAHEGADTFQGHQEIVGTKPKKALIRPFKDYIDKVIYELKNAGYKVTVPDINHPFLLVNDLVTIADNIEADLGLNYNVTAPLDYISFEDELKIGKIVRNNVEVGRVIVLGGRGITVNDILNAVEVKGPNIVGINCPKSGVYNKGYMVRHLGYGIDPNTQITTILKKHGYEVSLIGKAADVINCEGADYNPCVDTNGVLNLLLNKLKNVSNGLIMANVQETDLAGHSQNVKNYAEKLKIVDNFIPNVIKNMKEDDILFITGDHGNDPTIGHSHHTREKAALLVYGKNIKTVNLGERETLSDIGATISNYFNTDKTQNGRSFLKLIKDDYCQ from the coding sequence ATGAGAGCGATAATCCTTGTAATTGATAGCCTTGGAGTAGGTGAAATGATAGATGTGCCAATTGTTCGTACCCAAGATAGAGGAGCAAATACTTTAAAGCATGTATCGGAGGTAAATGAAAATTACAGATTACCAAATTTAGAAGCTATGGGAATTGGATATTTAGTTGATAGTAAAACACTCTGTAAAGTAGCAAATCCCATTGCGAGTTATGGATGTTCTAATCTAGCACATGAAGGTGCTGATACTTTTCAAGGGCATCAGGAAATTGTAGGTACAAAACCAAAAAAGGCATTAATACGGCCCTTTAAGGATTATATTGACAAAGTTATTTATGAACTTAAAAATGCTGGATATAAAGTTACAGTACCAGATATTAATCATCCATTCTTACTCGTAAATGATCTTGTTACTATTGCGGATAACATCGAAGCAGATCTAGGGTTAAATTATAACGTAACAGCACCATTGGATTATATTTCATTCGAAGATGAATTAAAGATTGGTAAAATAGTTAGAAATAATGTAGAGGTTGGAAGGGTTATCGTACTTGGTGGTAGGGGAATAACAGTAAATGATATATTAAATGCCGTTGAAGTGAAGGGGCCGAATATAGTTGGAATAAACTGTCCAAAGTCGGGCGTTTATAATAAAGGTTATATGGTTAGACATCTTGGATATGGTATAGACCCTAATACACAAATTACTACAATCTTAAAAAAGCATGGATATGAGGTGTCACTTATTGGCAAAGCCGCAGATGTAATAAACTGTGAAGGGGCTGATTACAATCCATGCGTTGATACAAATGGGGTTTTAAATTTATTACTCAATAAACTAAAAAATGTATCTAATGGACTCATAATGGCAAATGTACAAGAAACTGATCTTGCAGGGCATTCGCAGAACGTAAAAAATTATGCTGAAAAGCTAAAAATTGTTGACAACTTTATACCGAATGTAATAAAAAATATGAAAGAAGATGATATTTTATTTATTACTGGCGACCATGGCAATGACCCAACTATAGGACATAGCCATCATACGAGAGAAAAAGCTGCTCTTCTGGTTTATGGAAAAAACATAAAAACTGTTAACTTAGGGGAAAGAGAAACATTATCAGACATCGGTGCCACAATTTCTAATTATTTTAATACTGATAAAACGCAAAATGGTAGAAGCTTTTTAAAATTGATAAAAGATGATTACTGTCAATGA
- a CDS encoding YhfX family PLP-dependent enzyme encodes MFLDTVIRRNPELIIEATKLHRNGKIGPNTYVLDLDSIYENAKLLKEAANKNNIILYYMTKQFGRNPIVAKIIEEAGIEKAVAVDIDEAKILYKNGLKIGHIGHLVQIPKNDIMASLKMHPDVITCFSYDKAAELSDIAEKLGIRQNILLRVIDDKDDIYPGQYGGIKLKDLRKIASNILRLKNIDIVGITSFPCFLYDYNSRKIKATHNAETLLRAKNILSEMGINVLQVNGPSVTCCSSMPILKKYGITHGEPGHALTGTTPIHAYNNNQPEKPALVYVSEISHISGNKAYCFGGGFYARSKMKHALVSGNIDDILEKRYDVEELPAESIDYYGTILLNGGKVNVGDTVIYSFRTQIFITRAKVAIVEGLSKNNPKLTYIYDSKGNLLDKF; translated from the coding sequence ATGTTTTTGGACACAGTTATTAGAAGAAATCCAGAATTAATCATAGAAGCTACTAAACTTCATAGAAATGGCAAAATAGGACCTAATACCTATGTACTTGATTTAGATTCAATATATGAAAATGCAAAGTTGTTAAAAGAAGCTGCGAACAAAAACAATATAATACTTTATTATATGACTAAACAGTTTGGAAGAAATCCGATTGTCGCTAAAATAATTGAAGAAGCGGGGATCGAAAAAGCAGTAGCTGTTGATATAGACGAAGCGAAAATTTTGTACAAAAATGGTCTTAAAATAGGACATATAGGTCATCTAGTCCAAATACCTAAAAATGATATAATGGCATCATTAAAAATGCATCCTGATGTTATTACTTGTTTTTCTTACGATAAAGCAGCTGAATTATCTGATATCGCAGAAAAATTAGGGATAAGACAGAATATATTATTAAGAGTTATAGATGATAAGGACGATATATATCCTGGTCAATATGGTGGTATAAAATTAAAAGATTTAAGAAAAATAGCAAGTAATATTTTAAGGTTAAAAAATATAGATATTGTTGGAATAACGTCATTTCCTTGCTTTTTATATGACTATAATAGCAGAAAAATTAAGGCAACACACAATGCAGAAACACTTTTAAGAGCTAAGAATATATTAAGTGAAATGGGAATTAATGTATTGCAGGTAAATGGTCCAAGTGTAACTTGCTGTTCTTCAATGCCAATATTAAAAAAGTATGGAATAACACATGGTGAACCAGGTCATGCCTTAACAGGTACTACGCCTATACACGCATATAATAATAACCAACCTGAAAAACCAGCACTTGTATATGTATCAGAAATATCACATATTTCGGGCAATAAAGCATATTGTTTTGGAGGTGGATTTTATGCCCGCTCAAAAATGAAACATGCGTTGGTATCAGGAAATATAGATGATATTTTAGAAAAAAGATATGATGTTGAAGAGTTGCCAGCTGAATCTATTGATTACTACGGAACTATATTATTAAACGGCGGCAAAGTTAATGTTGGTGATACTGTCATATATTCATTTAGGACTCAAATTTTTATTACACGTGCAAAAGTGGCCATTGTTGAAGGATTATCTAAAAATAATCCAAAATTAACTTATATATATGATTCTAAAGGGAATTTACTAGATAAATTTTAG
- a CDS encoding aminotransferase class V-fold PLP-dependent enzyme, with the protein MKTNPIKQISLDDAIKFQFKLVDDIQSVFQGHELLEAGDYGVSLEFGRPKTTAKVEKVLAKFFNVEEAALVRGAGTGAMRLALTSILKTNDTLLVHDAPVYPTTQNIIDMMGLNITKVNFNDYTNLKTINYNNINAILIQHSRQKPDDSYDMSEVISLIKSKSNLPIITDENYTVMKVPKIGVQIGADVSVFSMFKLLGPEGIGCVVGKKDIIDKIRRINYSGGSQVQGPEAMDALRSLVYTPVSLAIQAMQVDEIVERLNKGEIRGIKKAYIANAQSRVVLVEFNEPIAEKVLRNSEEIGAVPYPVGSESRYEIGAMFYRVSGTFIKNNPEMKQYVIRINPMRAGADTVIRILKEAIKKSIS; encoded by the coding sequence ATGAAAACTAATCCAATTAAACAAATTAGTTTAGATGATGCAATAAAATTTCAGTTTAAGTTAGTTGATGATATACAATCAGTCTTTCAAGGACACGAACTTCTTGAAGCGGGTGACTATGGAGTGTCCCTAGAGTTTGGTCGTCCAAAAACTACAGCAAAAGTAGAAAAAGTCCTTGCTAAGTTTTTCAATGTTGAAGAAGCTGCACTTGTTAGAGGGGCGGGAACAGGTGCAATGAGGCTTGCTTTAACAAGCATTTTAAAAACAAATGATACTTTACTTGTGCATGATGCACCTGTATATCCAACGACACAAAATATAATAGATATGATGGGATTAAATATTACTAAAGTAAACTTTAATGATTACACAAATTTGAAAACAATAAATTACAATAATATTAATGCTATATTAATACAACATTCTAGGCAAAAACCTGATGATAGTTATGATATGTCCGAAGTAATTAGTTTAATTAAATCAAAATCAAATCTCCCTATTATTACCGATGAAAATTATACGGTTATGAAAGTACCCAAAATAGGAGTTCAGATAGGAGCTGATGTGTCTGTTTTTTCAATGTTTAAATTATTAGGACCAGAAGGCATTGGATGCGTTGTTGGTAAAAAGGATATAATCGATAAGATACGTAGAATTAATTATTCCGGCGGTAGTCAGGTACAAGGCCCTGAAGCTATGGATGCATTAAGATCTTTAGTTTACACACCTGTTTCGTTAGCAATACAAGCTATGCAAGTAGACGAAATTGTAGAAAGGCTTAATAAAGGCGAAATAAGAGGAATAAAGAAAGCTTATATTGCAAATGCACAATCAAGAGTTGTCCTCGTTGAATTTAATGAACCTATAGCAGAGAAAGTATTAAGAAATTCTGAGGAAATTGGCGCTGTTCCATACCCTGTAGGATCTGAATCAAGATATGAAATTGGTGCAATGTTTTATAGAGTATCTGGAACTTTCATCAAAAATAATCCTGAAATGAAACAATATGTAATACGGATAAATCCTATGAGAGCTGGGGCGGACACAGTCATTAGAATTCTGAAAGAGGCTATAAAGAAAAGTATTTCTTAG
- a CDS encoding phosphotriesterase family protein: MILDNKSKFKNMGNTLIHEHLTVDLSTVKGDNDTNLDDLNAMIDDLKELKNNGINTIIDVTNIGMGRNVRKIKYISEKSGINVILSTGFYKDPFLPDNVVEKSVNELSRILVDEILNGIDETEFKASVIGEIGTSKDNIKDIEKKVFIAASIAHNETGAPIITHTTLGKLGLEQLQIFKNMNVNLEKVVIGHVDLNPDLDYYLKLLDNGCYIAFDTIGKNNYQPDEIRAKFIKSLIDKGYTKKLLLSLDITRKSHLKYYGGYGHSYICDKFIPILTSNGVSDENIKTILYDNPITLIGG; this comes from the coding sequence TAAAAATATGGGGAATACACTTATACATGAACACTTAACGGTTGACCTCTCAACGGTTAAAGGTGACAATGACACCAATTTGGATGATCTAAATGCTATGATTGATGATTTAAAAGAACTTAAAAATAATGGTATTAATACAATCATAGATGTTACAAATATAGGAATGGGGAGAAATGTTAGAAAAATAAAATACATTTCTGAAAAATCAGGAATTAATGTAATATTATCAACTGGATTTTATAAGGATCCTTTTTTACCAGATAATGTAGTTGAAAAAAGTGTAAATGAATTATCAAGAATATTAGTTGACGAAATTTTAAATGGAATAGATGAAACGGAATTCAAAGCATCAGTAATTGGAGAAATAGGTACCAGTAAAGATAATATAAAAGATATAGAGAAAAAAGTATTTATTGCAGCATCAATAGCGCACAATGAGACTGGTGCTCCTATAATAACACATACAACTTTAGGTAAGCTAGGACTCGAACAATTACAAATATTCAAAAACATGAATGTAAACCTAGAAAAGGTTGTTATAGGACATGTAGATTTAAATCCCGATTTGGATTATTATTTAAAATTGCTTGATAATGGATGTTACATTGCTTTCGATACCATAGGTAAAAATAACTATCAGCCTGATGAAATAAGAGCAAAGTTTATAAAATCCCTTATTGATAAAGGATATACTAAAAAATTGTTGCTTTCTTTAGATATAACAAGAAAATCACATTTAAAATATTACGGTGGATATGGTCATTCATATATATGTGATAAATTTATTCCTATTTTAACAAGTAACGGAGTATCGGATGAAAATATAAAAACAATTTTATATGATAATCCAATTACATTGATTGGAGGCTAA